The following coding sequences lie in one Frigoribacterium sp. SL97 genomic window:
- a CDS encoding bifunctional proline dehydrogenase/L-glutamate gamma-semialdehyde dehydrogenase, which translates to MTTIDETAGPSTAEQLLPVGIGDDAVALARRWAHEASGAPSTGSAHLLAQVLKDESGLAFTIGFVDRVVRPEDLGVAARNLSTLAKQAPAFLPWHMRSAVRLGGVMAPVLPGVVVPIARRVLRGMVGHLIADARPAKLGAAIANIKKDRTRLNLNLLGEAVLGDAEAEHRLAGTRALLARDDVDYVSIKVSSIVSQLSMWAFDETVERVVEKLTPLYELAARSPKPKFINLDMEEYRDLDLTIAVFTRLLDQPQLKGLEAGIVLQTYLPDALGALQHLTTWATERVDAGGAAIKVRIVKGANLAMETVDATVHEWPLATYGTKQDSDTNYKRVLTWAFTPGRTRAVRVGVAGHNLFDIAFAHLLAEARGVSDRVEFEMLLGMAEGQAELVKADVGGLLLYTPVVHPREFDVAISYLIRRLEENASSENFMSAVFELASNEAMFEREKGRFLASLAEVDGDTPAPHRVQSRLDAAQALQPRAAGSGFDNEPDTDPALADNRAWGREIAARSADSRLGVELIESARVTDEATLDAIVAEAVAASAAWSDRGGAGRAAILREAAATLSARRADLMEVAASETGKTVAEGDVEVSEAIDFANWYAHLAEELDRVDGATFVPERLTLVTPPWNFPLAIPAGSTLAALAAGSSVVVKPAGQAKRSGAVMVQALWDAGVPREVLKLVDVDEGDLGRHLVSHPSVDRVILTGAFETAALFTSWRTDLPLLAETSGKNAIIVTPSADLDLAASDVIKSAFGHAGQKCSAASLVILVGSVATSERFRRQLVDAASTMRVGLPSDPTTQMGPIVEPAHGKLERALTTLGAGETWLVEPKRLDDTGRLWSPGVRAGVAAGSEFHLTEYFGPVLGVMTAKTLDEAIELQNATDYGLTAGLHTLDPAELSTWLDRVEAGNLYVNRGITGAIVRRQPFGGWKKSSVGAGAKAGGPNYLVHLGSWQPTTLTEPQEARPGREALAALEAASPLLGASGASAPDDLRAAAASDEHFWATEFGVARDVSDLGLERDLLRYRPLPVTIRAADGAAPADVVRVLLAGLRSGAPLTVSSSVELPGALVRALGLAASDVVHEDDATWHDRVRAGRLSTERVRLVTGAGDATRASSALADALGGDPAVAVFVAPVTPTGRLELLPFLREQAVAITAHRFGNPDDWSASVI; encoded by the coding sequence ATGACCACCATCGACGAGACGGCGGGGCCGTCCACCGCTGAACAGCTCCTGCCCGTCGGCATCGGCGACGACGCCGTCGCCCTCGCCCGCCGCTGGGCGCACGAGGCGTCCGGCGCCCCGAGCACCGGTTCGGCCCACCTGCTCGCCCAGGTCCTCAAGGACGAGTCGGGCCTCGCGTTCACGATCGGTTTCGTCGACCGGGTCGTCCGGCCGGAGGACCTCGGCGTCGCGGCCCGCAACCTGTCGACCCTGGCGAAGCAGGCACCGGCCTTCCTGCCGTGGCACATGCGTTCCGCCGTGCGTCTCGGCGGCGTCATGGCACCCGTGCTCCCCGGCGTGGTCGTGCCGATCGCCCGTCGCGTCCTGCGCGGCATGGTCGGCCACCTCATCGCCGACGCCCGCCCCGCCAAGCTCGGTGCGGCCATCGCGAACATCAAGAAGGACAGGACGCGGCTCAACCTCAACCTGCTCGGCGAGGCCGTCCTCGGTGACGCCGAGGCCGAGCACCGCCTCGCCGGCACCCGGGCGCTCCTCGCCCGCGACGACGTCGACTACGTGTCGATCAAGGTCTCGTCCATCGTCAGCCAGCTCTCGATGTGGGCCTTCGACGAGACCGTCGAGCGCGTCGTCGAGAAGCTCACCCCGTTGTACGAACTCGCCGCCCGGTCGCCGAAGCCGAAGTTCATCAACCTCGACATGGAGGAGTACCGCGACCTCGACCTGACGATCGCGGTCTTCACGCGCCTCCTCGACCAGCCGCAGCTGAAGGGCCTCGAGGCCGGCATCGTCCTGCAGACCTACCTGCCCGACGCCCTCGGCGCCCTGCAGCACCTCACCACCTGGGCGACCGAGCGGGTCGACGCCGGCGGGGCCGCGATCAAGGTGCGCATCGTCAAGGGCGCGAACCTCGCGATGGAGACCGTGGACGCCACGGTGCACGAGTGGCCGCTCGCCACCTACGGCACCAAGCAGGACAGCGACACCAACTACAAGCGCGTCCTCACCTGGGCCTTCACCCCCGGACGCACCCGTGCCGTCCGCGTCGGCGTCGCCGGTCACAACCTCTTCGACATCGCCTTCGCCCACCTGCTCGCCGAGGCCCGTGGCGTGAGCGACCGGGTCGAGTTCGAGATGCTGCTCGGCATGGCCGAGGGGCAGGCCGAGCTGGTCAAGGCCGACGTCGGCGGGCTGTTGCTCTACACGCCCGTCGTGCACCCCCGAGAATTCGACGTCGCCATCAGCTACCTGATCCGCCGCCTCGAGGAGAACGCGTCGAGCGAGAACTTCATGTCCGCCGTTTTCGAACTCGCCTCGAACGAGGCCATGTTCGAGCGCGAGAAGGGCCGGTTCCTCGCCTCGCTCGCCGAGGTCGACGGAGACACCCCGGCACCGCACCGCGTGCAGAGCCGCCTCGACGCGGCCCAGGCGTTGCAGCCCCGCGCGGCCGGCAGCGGCTTCGACAACGAGCCCGACACCGACCCCGCCCTCGCCGACAACCGCGCCTGGGGTCGTGAGATCGCCGCCCGCTCGGCCGACTCGCGCCTCGGCGTCGAGCTGATCGAGTCCGCCCGGGTGACCGACGAGGCCACGCTCGACGCGATCGTCGCCGAGGCCGTCGCCGCCTCCGCCGCCTGGTCCGACCGCGGAGGCGCGGGTCGTGCCGCGATCCTGCGCGAGGCCGCGGCCACGCTGTCGGCCCGCCGCGCCGACCTGATGGAGGTCGCCGCGAGCGAGACCGGCAAGACGGTCGCCGAGGGCGACGTCGAGGTCAGCGAGGCCATCGACTTCGCCAACTGGTACGCCCACCTCGCCGAAGAACTCGACCGGGTCGACGGTGCGACGTTCGTCCCCGAGCGACTCACCCTCGTCACGCCGCCCTGGAACTTCCCCCTGGCGATCCCGGCCGGCTCGACCCTCGCCGCGCTCGCCGCGGGCAGCAGCGTCGTCGTCAAGCCGGCGGGCCAGGCCAAGCGCAGCGGGGCCGTCATGGTCCAGGCGCTCTGGGACGCCGGCGTGCCCCGCGAGGTGCTGAAGCTGGTCGACGTCGACGAGGGCGACCTCGGTCGTCACCTGGTGTCGCACCCGTCGGTCGACCGCGTGATCCTCACCGGCGCCTTCGAGACGGCCGCGCTGTTCACCAGCTGGCGCACCGACCTGCCCCTGCTCGCCGAGACGAGCGGCAAGAACGCCATCATCGTCACCCCCAGTGCCGACCTCGACCTGGCCGCGTCCGACGTCATCAAGTCGGCCTTCGGCCACGCGGGTCAGAAGTGCTCGGCGGCGAGCCTGGTGATCCTGGTCGGCTCGGTCGCCACCTCCGAGCGCTTCCGCCGTCAACTCGTCGACGCGGCGTCGACCATGCGCGTCGGACTGCCCTCCGACCCCACCACGCAGATGGGCCCGATCGTCGAGCCGGCCCACGGCAAGCTCGAACGTGCGCTCACCACGCTCGGCGCGGGCGAGACCTGGCTCGTCGAGCCGAAGCGACTCGACGACACCGGGCGCCTCTGGTCGCCCGGCGTGCGCGCCGGCGTCGCCGCGGGCAGCGAGTTCCACCTCACCGAGTACTTCGGACCGGTGCTCGGCGTCATGACCGCGAAGACGCTCGACGAGGCGATCGAGCTGCAGAACGCGACCGACTACGGCCTGACCGCGGGTCTGCACACCCTCGACCCCGCCGAGCTGTCGACCTGGCTCGACCGCGTCGAGGCGGGCAACCTCTACGTGAACCGCGGCATCACCGGGGCGATCGTGCGTCGCCAGCCGTTCGGCGGCTGGAAGAAGTCGTCGGTCGGTGCCGGCGCCAAGGCGGGCGGGCCGAACTACCTCGTGCACCTGGGGTCCTGGCAGCCGACGACGCTGACCGAACCGCAGGAGGCGCGCCCGGGTCGCGAGGCCCTGGCCGCCCTCGAGGCCGCGTCGCCCCTGCTCGGGGCGTCGGGTGCGTCGGCCCCCGACGACCTGCGGGCCGCCGCCGCCAGCGACGAGCACTTCTGGGCCACCGAGTTCGGCGTCGCCCGTGACGTCAGCGACCTCGGCCTCGAGCGCGACCTGCTGCGCTACCGTCCCCTGCCCGTCACGATCCGCGCCGCCGACGGCGCGGCCCCGGCCGACGTGGTCCGCGTGTTGCTCGCCGGTCTGCGCTCGGGCGCGCCGCTCACGGTGTCGTCGTCGGTCGAGCTGCCCGGCGCCCTCGTCCGTGCGCTCGGCCTCGCGGCATCCGACGTCGTGCACGAGGACGACGCCACGTGGCACGACCGGGTGCGTGCGGGGCGCCTGTCGACCGAGCGCGTGCGGTTGGTGACCGGTGCCGGTGACGCGACCCGCGCCTCCTCGGCCCTGGCGGACGCCCTGGGCGGCGACCCGGCGGTGGCCGTGTTCGTGGCCCCGGTCACGCCGACCGGCCGGCTCGAACTGCTGCCGTTCCTGCGCGAGCAGGCCGTCGCCATCACGGCCCACCGCTTCGGCAACCCCGACGACTGGAGCGCCTCGGTCATCTGA
- a CDS encoding alcohol dehydrogenase catalytic domain-containing protein — MKAVVWHGIGDIRLDEVADPTVVDPTDAVVRITRSAICGTDLHFVRGTMAPMAEGTILGHEAVGVVTAVGDDVRGFSAGDRVVINSTVSCGTCRYCRQGQTAQCDVANPNGPDAGTCFFGGPASTGPVNGLQAEQVRVPFAQNTMHRLPDTVSDEQAILLSDIFPTGWFGAELAGVTRGDVVAVFGAGVVGQFAIASAFKQGASRVIVVDREETRLAQALAQNAEIVNFDEEDPVETIKRLTGGAGVDAVIDAVGVDAQHASHGPAAPDPDTAAEFAAEVEQVAPDANPQGDQWVPGNAPTQALRWAVEVVAKYGRIGVIGVYSPTVTSFPFGEAMLKNLTIRMGNCDHHSVTPPLIDLVASGQFDPTAFITEHEGIGSAIEAYEAFDRREPGWTKVEVVPG, encoded by the coding sequence ATGAAGGCAGTCGTCTGGCACGGCATCGGCGACATCCGACTCGACGAGGTCGCCGACCCCACGGTCGTCGACCCGACCGACGCGGTCGTCCGCATCACCCGGAGTGCGATCTGCGGCACCGACCTGCACTTCGTGCGCGGCACGATGGCGCCCATGGCCGAGGGCACGATCCTCGGCCACGAGGCGGTGGGCGTCGTCACCGCGGTCGGCGACGACGTGCGCGGCTTCAGTGCCGGCGACCGGGTCGTGATCAACTCGACGGTGTCGTGTGGCACCTGCCGCTACTGCCGCCAGGGCCAGACCGCTCAATGCGACGTGGCGAACCCCAACGGCCCCGACGCCGGCACCTGCTTCTTCGGCGGCCCGGCCTCGACCGGACCGGTGAACGGCCTGCAGGCCGAGCAGGTGCGCGTCCCGTTCGCGCAGAACACCATGCACCGCCTGCCCGACACGGTCAGCGACGAGCAGGCCATCCTGTTGAGCGACATCTTCCCCACCGGCTGGTTCGGCGCCGAACTCGCCGGGGTCACCCGCGGCGACGTGGTCGCCGTCTTCGGTGCCGGCGTCGTGGGCCAGTTCGCGATCGCCTCGGCCTTCAAGCAGGGCGCGAGCCGCGTGATCGTGGTCGACCGTGAGGAGACCCGCCTGGCGCAGGCGCTCGCCCAGAACGCCGAGATCGTGAACTTCGACGAGGAGGACCCGGTCGAGACCATCAAGCGCCTCACCGGTGGCGCCGGTGTGGACGCCGTCATCGACGCGGTCGGCGTGGACGCCCAGCACGCGAGCCACGGTCCCGCCGCCCCCGACCCCGACACGGCCGCCGAGTTCGCCGCCGAGGTCGAGCAGGTCGCCCCCGACGCGAACCCGCAGGGCGACCAGTGGGTGCCCGGCAACGCGCCGACCCAGGCCCTGCGCTGGGCCGTCGAGGTCGTGGCGAAGTACGGCCGCATCGGAGTCATCGGCGTCTACTCGCCGACCGTGACGTCGTTCCCCTTCGGCGAGGCGATGCTGAAGAACCTCACCATCCGCATGGGCAACTGCGACCACCACTCGGTGACCCCGCCGTTGATCGACCTGGTCGCTTCGGGTCAGTTCGACCCCACGGCGTTCATCACCGAGCACGAGGGCATCGGCTCGGCCATCGAGGCCTACGAGGCGTTCGATCGCCGGGAGCCCGGCTGGACCAAGGTCGAGGTCGTCCCCGGCTAG
- a CDS encoding NAD-dependent epimerase/dehydratase family protein, with protein MRVLVTGASGLLGGAVARAVTDAGHEVTTFQRRPSGVPGARDVLGSMTNPRAVAAAVRDQDAVVHLAAKVSLTGDPAEFEAVNVGGTRSLVEAMRASSVPRLVFVSSPSVAHAGSSIVGDDALPASPGHARGDYARTKAAAERVALGAADADLRVVAVRPHLVWGPGDTQLVERIVDRARSGRLPLLDHGAALIDSTYVDNAASGIAAALARVDEVSGESYVISNGEPRTVADLMAGICAAAGVPAPRLRVPAGIARAAGSLVERVWAVRPGTDEPPMTRFLAEQLSTAHWFDQRRTQRDLRWTPAVSVDEGLSRLAAWYAAGQPSV; from the coding sequence GTGAGGGTGCTGGTCACCGGCGCGAGCGGCCTGCTCGGCGGTGCCGTCGCCCGCGCCGTCACCGACGCCGGGCACGAGGTCACGACCTTCCAGCGTCGGCCCTCCGGCGTGCCCGGTGCCCGCGACGTGCTCGGGTCGATGACGAACCCGCGGGCCGTCGCCGCCGCCGTCCGCGACCAGGACGCCGTCGTCCACCTCGCGGCGAAGGTGTCGCTCACGGGTGACCCCGCCGAGTTCGAAGCCGTCAACGTCGGGGGCACGCGCTCCCTGGTCGAGGCGATGCGCGCCTCCTCGGTGCCCCGGCTGGTCTTCGTCTCGTCGCCGTCCGTGGCGCACGCCGGGTCGTCCATCGTCGGCGACGACGCCCTGCCCGCCTCGCCCGGACACGCTCGAGGCGACTACGCCCGCACCAAGGCCGCGGCCGAGCGGGTCGCCCTCGGGGCCGCCGACGCCGACCTGCGCGTGGTGGCCGTCCGCCCCCACCTCGTCTGGGGACCGGGCGACACGCAGCTCGTCGAGCGGATCGTCGACCGTGCGCGCTCCGGCCGCCTGCCGCTGCTAGACCACGGCGCCGCCCTGATCGACTCCACCTACGTGGACAACGCGGCGTCCGGCATCGCCGCCGCGCTCGCACGCGTCGACGAGGTCAGCGGCGAGTCGTACGTGATCAGCAACGGCGAGCCCCGCACCGTCGCCGACCTGATGGCCGGCATCTGCGCGGCCGCCGGGGTGCCCGCGCCTCGCCTGCGGGTGCCGGCCGGGATCGCCCGCGCCGCGGGGTCGCTGGTCGAGCGCGTCTGGGCCGTGCGACCGGGCACCGACGAACCACCCATGACGCGGTTCCTCGCCGAGCAGTTGTCCACGGCGCACTGGTTCGACCAGCGGCGCACCCAGCGCGACCTGCGGTGGACACCGGCCGTGAGCGTCGACGAGGGCCTGAGCCGTCTCGCCGCCTGGTACGCCGCCGGGCAGCCCTCCGTCTGA
- a CDS encoding alpha/beta fold hydrolase — translation MSRLPRSASATAPASRPPAGLDGLDPSWSRLVDVPYGLGAHRASRTWHVLDNAEALAEVGAEPVGTILCVHGNPTWSYLWRRLVARTVETAVAGGPAWRVVAVDQLDMGFSERTGSPQTLARRVADLGDLTDALEVTGPVVTLGHDWGGVVSMGWAVDHPDQLAGLMLLNTAIHQPEGEKIPAPLRLTLARGVLGRATVGTTGFLDVTLGLAHPPLSPEVKAGFRAPYRQADRRGGIGGFVADIPVDDGHVSSPELDRIAEGLRELTVPALMLWGPRDPIFSDRYLDDLVDRLPHADVHRFEGAGHLVAEDVDYAGAVLTWLGDRLPGGTAVVDAPARAATEARVAAPVGTEEARVASPQDRPLWSYLDSLADSPATALVEMAPAGADGPRSISWSLLARRVHEIALGLRKHGVRPGDRVSLLVQPGADLTAVLYACVRLGAVVVVADAGLGVRGLTRAVRGAWPDHVIGQLPGLTAATALGWPGRKISTTTLSPVAARALGVEASLPEIAALGRRARGALAELPDAPTADAEAAILFTSGSTGPAKGVVYRHGQLTALRDALAEQYDVGPGTGLVAGFAPFALLGPALGATSVTPDMDVTKPRTLTARSVAAATAAVDATVVFLSPAALANVVATSDDLDDADHRALAGVETFLSAGAPVSEALLAAAGDLMPNATPHTPYGMTEGLLMTDVTLEGVRSAAADRGAAVAAGAPDAGGVCVGLPGATTTVRIAPLDDGGRASSAFTDAPGVTGEIVVSAPHVEDHYDRLWLTHRLSRLGSTAETRWHRTGDVGHLDAQGRLWVEGRLPHVITTSTGVLTPVASEQAVEARAAIARAAVVGVGPAGTQQVVVVAETVPPARRPGLASAALAASVRSAVRSASGRPVAAVLVVPQLPTDVRHNSKIDRTGLAAWATSVLSGGRMRRP, via the coding sequence GTGAGTCGGCTCCCGCGGTCCGCCTCCGCCACGGCGCCGGCGTCACGTCCCCCCGCGGGTCTCGACGGGCTCGACCCGTCGTGGTCGCGTCTCGTCGACGTGCCGTACGGGCTCGGCGCACACCGCGCCTCCCGCACCTGGCACGTCCTCGACAACGCCGAAGCGCTGGCCGAGGTCGGCGCCGAACCGGTCGGCACCATCCTCTGCGTGCACGGCAACCCGACCTGGTCGTACCTCTGGCGCCGCCTCGTCGCCCGCACGGTCGAGACGGCCGTCGCCGGGGGGCCCGCGTGGCGCGTCGTCGCGGTCGACCAGCTCGACATGGGCTTCTCCGAGCGCACGGGCTCGCCGCAGACGCTGGCCCGCCGCGTCGCCGACCTGGGCGACCTCACCGACGCCCTCGAGGTCACCGGGCCCGTCGTCACCCTCGGCCACGACTGGGGCGGCGTCGTCTCGATGGGCTGGGCGGTCGACCACCCCGACCAGCTGGCCGGGCTCATGCTGCTCAACACCGCGATCCACCAGCCCGAGGGCGAGAAGATCCCCGCTCCCCTGCGCCTGACCCTCGCCCGCGGCGTGCTGGGCCGGGCGACCGTCGGCACCACCGGGTTCCTCGACGTGACCCTCGGCCTCGCCCACCCGCCGCTCTCGCCCGAGGTGAAGGCCGGCTTCCGCGCTCCGTACCGCCAGGCCGACCGCCGCGGCGGCATCGGTGGCTTCGTGGCCGACATCCCGGTCGACGACGGGCACGTCAGCAGCCCCGAGCTCGACCGCATCGCCGAGGGCCTGCGCGAACTCACCGTGCCGGCCCTGATGCTCTGGGGCCCGCGCGATCCGATCTTCTCCGACCGGTACCTCGACGACCTGGTCGACCGCCTGCCGCACGCCGACGTGCACCGTTTCGAGGGTGCGGGCCACCTCGTCGCCGAGGACGTCGACTACGCCGGAGCCGTGCTCACCTGGCTGGGCGACCGGCTGCCCGGCGGGACGGCCGTCGTCGACGCCCCGGCCCGGGCCGCCACCGAGGCCCGAGTCGCCGCCCCGGTCGGAACCGAGGAGGCGCGGGTCGCCTCACCGCAGGACCGCCCCCTCTGGTCGTACCTGGACTCCCTGGCCGACAGCCCGGCCACCGCGCTCGTCGAGATGGCACCCGCGGGTGCCGACGGCCCGCGTTCGATCAGCTGGAGCCTGCTCGCCCGTCGCGTCCACGAGATCGCGCTCGGTCTGCGGAAGCACGGCGTGCGCCCCGGCGACCGCGTCTCGCTGCTCGTCCAGCCCGGTGCCGACCTGACCGCGGTGCTCTACGCCTGCGTCCGCCTCGGTGCCGTCGTGGTCGTGGCCGATGCCGGTCTCGGCGTGCGCGGCCTGACCCGCGCCGTCCGCGGCGCGTGGCCCGACCACGTGATCGGCCAGCTCCCGGGGCTCACGGCGGCCACCGCCCTCGGTTGGCCGGGCCGCAAGATCTCGACGACGACGTTGTCGCCGGTCGCCGCCCGGGCACTCGGCGTCGAGGCCTCGCTGCCCGAGATCGCCGCCCTCGGCCGCCGCGCCCGCGGTGCCCTCGCCGAGCTGCCCGACGCCCCCACGGCCGACGCCGAGGCCGCCATCCTGTTCACCTCGGGCTCGACCGGCCCCGCGAAGGGCGTCGTCTACCGGCACGGCCAGCTGACGGCCCTGCGCGACGCCCTGGCCGAGCAGTACGACGTCGGTCCGGGCACGGGCCTGGTGGCCGGCTTCGCCCCGTTCGCCCTGCTGGGCCCCGCCCTCGGGGCGACGAGCGTCACCCCCGACATGGACGTCACGAAGCCGCGCACCCTCACCGCCCGGTCCGTCGCGGCCGCCACGGCGGCGGTGGACGCCACCGTGGTGTTCCTCTCCCCCGCCGCGCTCGCCAACGTCGTCGCGACGTCGGACGACCTCGACGACGCGGACCACCGCGCGCTGGCCGGCGTCGAGACCTTCCTGTCGGCGGGCGCGCCCGTCTCCGAGGCGCTGCTGGCGGCGGCCGGCGACCTCATGCCGAACGCGACGCCCCACACGCCCTACGGCATGACCGAGGGCCTGCTGATGACCGACGTCACGCTCGAGGGCGTGCGCTCCGCGGCCGCCGACCGTGGGGCAGCCGTCGCCGCGGGTGCGCCCGACGCCGGCGGGGTCTGCGTCGGGCTGCCCGGCGCGACCACGACCGTGCGGATCGCTCCGCTCGACGACGGGGGCCGCGCCTCCTCGGCGTTCACCGACGCCCCCGGCGTCACGGGCGAGATCGTCGTCTCGGCGCCCCACGTCGAGGACCACTACGACCGTCTCTGGCTGACGCACCGCCTCAGCCGCCTGGGCTCGACCGCCGAGACCCGCTGGCACCGCACCGGCGACGTCGGGCACCTCGACGCGCAGGGTCGGCTCTGGGTCGAGGGCCGCCTGCCCCACGTGATCACGACGTCGACGGGCGTGCTGACGCCGGTGGCATCCGAACAGGCCGTGGAGGCGCGAGCCGCCATCGCGCGCGCCGCCGTCGTCGGCGTCGGTCCGGCCGGCACGCAGCAGGTCGTCGTCGTGGCCGAGACCGTCCCCCCGGCTCGTCGCCCGGGGCTGGCGTCCGCGGCCCTGGCGGCCTCGGTCCGCTCGGCCGTCCGGTCGGCGTCGGGTCGACCCGTGGCCGCGGTGCTCGTCGTGCCGCAGCTGCCGACCGACGTGCGGCACAACAGCAAGATCGACCGCACGGGCCTGGCCGCGTGGGCGACGTCCGTGCTGTCCGGCGGCCGGATGCGTCGCCCGTGA
- a CDS encoding 3-oxoacyl-ACP synthase III: MNGNATTRHSNVALLSVTSTMADRVTTSESIDEKLGPVLKRLKLPTGLLQRVAGVYERRNWSTEQSFDAAAIDAGKRALAEAGIRPDQVGLLINTSVTRPHLEPSVAVRLHHGLGLPSSATNFDIANACLGFVNGMTLAAQLIDAGQIDYAVIIDGEDADDVQVNTIDRLLTKGYGRDDFMSEFASLTLGSGAAAAVIGRADLHPEGHRIVGGVTRAATENYDLCVGSVDGMFTDAKALLKRGMELVVSAWKEAKRDWNWQRMDRYIMHQVSDVHTGAFVKAAGIDKKLVPLTYPTLGNVGPASIPITLVEESKTLSKGDRVLLMGVGSGINTAMMELAW, encoded by the coding sequence TTGAACGGAAACGCTACGACCCGGCACAGCAACGTCGCGTTGCTGTCGGTCACCAGCACCATGGCCGACCGGGTCACCACCTCCGAGAGCATCGACGAGAAGCTCGGCCCCGTGCTCAAGCGCCTCAAGCTGCCCACGGGCCTGCTGCAGCGCGTCGCCGGCGTGTACGAGCGCCGCAACTGGAGCACCGAGCAGAGCTTCGACGCGGCGGCGATCGACGCCGGCAAGCGGGCGCTGGCCGAGGCCGGCATCCGCCCCGACCAGGTCGGCCTGCTGATCAACACGTCGGTCACGCGCCCCCACCTCGAGCCCTCGGTCGCCGTGCGCCTGCACCACGGCCTCGGCCTGCCCTCGTCGGCCACGAACTTCGACATCGCCAACGCCTGCCTCGGCTTCGTCAACGGCATGACCCTCGCCGCCCAGCTGATCGACGCGGGTCAGATCGACTACGCCGTCATCATCGACGGCGAGGACGCCGACGACGTCCAGGTCAACACGATCGATCGCCTCCTCACCAAGGGCTACGGCCGCGACGACTTCATGAGCGAGTTCGCCAGCCTCACCCTGGGCTCCGGGGCCGCCGCCGCCGTCATCGGCCGTGCCGACCTCCACCCCGAGGGCCACCGCATCGTCGGCGGCGTCACCCGCGCCGCCACCGAGAACTACGACCTCTGCGTCGGCAGCGTCGACGGCATGTTCACCGACGCCAAGGCCCTGCTCAAGCGCGGCATGGAACTCGTCGTCTCGGCCTGGAAAGAGGCCAAGCGCGACTGGAACTGGCAGCGCATGGACCGCTACATCATGCATCAGGTCAGCGACGTGCACACGGGTGCCTTCGTCAAGGCCGCCGGCATCGACAAGAAGCTCGTCCCGCTCACCTACCCGACCCTCGGCAACGTGGGCCCGGCGTCGATCCCGATCACGCTGGTCGAAGAGAGCAAAACCCTCAGCAAGGGCGACCGCGTCCTGTTGATGGGCGTCGGCTCGGGCATCAACACCGCGATGATGGAGCTCGCCTGGTGA
- a CDS encoding FUSC family protein, translated as MVVLALIGHVEWTPYAVFGAFASAFGRGLPRFQRLEMQLEAGLVLVACVVLGTALAASAAPVWLLVVTIGVVAGVTSALSDLRRWSPPGPLFFVFGLGVTAFVPATGSTVAVAAVVAPASLALALLASLAGVLLPAGRRALATVDGRRWRRGPRPLDGRRTVVHAAVCLVASIAAGLISLGLGVQSPYWAMVSAVVPVVGTATAGQLVRAGHRLLGTLVGVGLAALLLAWHPGVAALIVAFGVLQFATELLIVRNYGLALVTITPMALGMRALGGAPVDVGALVAARTADTAIGVGVVVVVLLATHRLRRPRPEASV; from the coding sequence ATGGTCGTGCTGGCCCTGATCGGCCATGTGGAGTGGACCCCCTACGCGGTGTTCGGGGCCTTCGCCTCGGCTTTCGGCCGGGGGCTGCCCCGCTTCCAGCGGCTCGAGATGCAGCTCGAGGCCGGGCTCGTCCTCGTCGCCTGCGTGGTGCTGGGCACCGCGCTGGCCGCCTCGGCGGCCCCGGTCTGGCTGCTCGTCGTCACGATCGGCGTCGTGGCCGGCGTCACCTCGGCCCTCTCCGACCTGCGCCGCTGGAGCCCGCCCGGGCCGCTCTTCTTCGTCTTCGGCCTCGGCGTCACCGCGTTCGTGCCCGCGACCGGGTCGACCGTCGCCGTCGCGGCCGTGGTCGCCCCGGCGAGCCTCGCCCTCGCCCTGCTCGCGTCGCTCGCGGGCGTGCTGCTGCCCGCCGGTCGTCGCGCGCTCGCGACCGTCGACGGACGCCGATGGAGGCGCGGGCCCCGTCCCCTGGACGGCCGGCGGACGGTCGTCCACGCCGCCGTCTGCCTGGTCGCGTCGATCGCGGCCGGGCTGATCAGCCTCGGTCTCGGCGTGCAGAGCCCGTACTGGGCCATGGTGTCGGCCGTGGTGCCCGTGGTGGGGACCGCGACGGCGGGCCAGCTCGTGCGGGCCGGCCACCGCCTCCTCGGCACCCTCGTCGGGGTGGGCCTCGCCGCTCTGCTGCTGGCGTGGCACCCCGGGGTCGCGGCCCTGATCGTCGCCTTCGGCGTGCTCCAGTTCGCGACCGAGCTGCTGATCGTCCGCAACTACGGGCTCGCGCTGGTCACCATCACGCCCATGGCGCTCGGCATGCGGGCACTCGGCGGCGCACCCGTCGACGTGGGCGCCCTCGTGGCGGCCCGGACGGCCGACACCGCCATCGGGGTGGGCGTGGTGGTCGTCGTGCTCCTCGCGACGCACCGGCTGCGGAGGCCCCGGCCGGAGGCGTCCGTCTGA